A single Calypte anna isolate BGI_N300 chromosome 5A, bCalAnn1_v1.p, whole genome shotgun sequence DNA region contains:
- the SPI1 gene encoding transcription factor PU.1 isoform X2: MLQACKMEGFPFIPPPSEELVPYESDLYRQPHDYYQYLNSDGESHDHYWEYHPHHMHGDFETFGDNHLTELQSVQPPQLQQLYRHMEIEQMHVLDSAIPTTHIGLNHQVSYLPRMCLQYSSPPQPSSDEEDMERQSPPLEVSDGETDGVDPGPGIMHGETGSKKKIRLYQFLLDLLRSGDMKDSIWWVDKEKGTFQFSSKHKEALAHRWGIQKGNRKKMTYQKMARALRNYGKTGEVKKVKKKLTYQFSGEVMGRGVSDRKPYPH, from the exons CCCTCTGAAGAGCTGGTACCCTATGAGTCAGACCTCTACCGACAGCCCCATGACTATTACCAATATCTCAACAGTGATGGAGAGAGTCATG ATCATTACTGGGAATATCATCCCCACCACATGCATGGTGACTTTGAGACCTTTGGAGACAACCACTTGACAGAACTGCAGAGTGTGCAGccaccccagctgcagcagctgtacAGGCACATGGAGATTGAGCAGATGCATGTCCTGGACTCTGCAATCCCAACCACACACATCGGACTCAACCATCAG GTATCCTATTTGCCCCGGATGTGCCTCCAGTACTCCTCTCCACCACAGCCCAGTTCTGATGAGGAAGACATGGAGAGGCAGAGCCCCCCATTGGAGGTATCAGATGGGGAGACTGATGGTGTGGACCCTGGGCCTGGAATTATGCATGGAGAAACAG GCAGCAAGAAAAAGATCCGTCTGTATCAGTTCCTTCTGGACCTGCTTCGCAGTGGAGACATGAAGGACAGCATCTGGTGGGTGGACAAGGAAAAAGGAACTTTCCAGTTCTCCTCCAAGCACAAAGAAGCACTGGCACATCGCTGGGGCATCCAGAAAGGCAACCGCAAGAAAATGACCTACCAGAAGATGGCCCGGGCCTTGAGAAACTATGGCAAGACAGGGGAGGTCAAGAAAGTCAAGAAGAAGCTGACCTACCAGTTTAGTGGAGAGGTGATGGGAAGGGGGGTCTCTGATAGGAAGCCTTATCCTCACTGA
- the SPI1 gene encoding transcription factor PU.1 isoform X1: protein MLQACKMEGFPFIPPPSEELVPYESDLYRQPHDYYQYLNSDGESHDHYWEYHPHHMHGDFETFGDNHLTELQSVQPPQLQQLYRHMEIEQMHVLDSAIPTTHIGLNHQVSYLPRMCLQYSSPPQPSSDEEDMERQSPPLEVSDGETDGVDPGPGIMHGETGTTHFYQCSTAFHPDSHTGSKKKIRLYQFLLDLLRSGDMKDSIWWVDKEKGTFQFSSKHKEALAHRWGIQKGNRKKMTYQKMARALRNYGKTGEVKKVKKKLTYQFSGEVMGRGVSDRKPYPH, encoded by the exons CCCTCTGAAGAGCTGGTACCCTATGAGTCAGACCTCTACCGACAGCCCCATGACTATTACCAATATCTCAACAGTGATGGAGAGAGTCATG ATCATTACTGGGAATATCATCCCCACCACATGCATGGTGACTTTGAGACCTTTGGAGACAACCACTTGACAGAACTGCAGAGTGTGCAGccaccccagctgcagcagctgtacAGGCACATGGAGATTGAGCAGATGCATGTCCTGGACTCTGCAATCCCAACCACACACATCGGACTCAACCATCAG GTATCCTATTTGCCCCGGATGTGCCTCCAGTACTCCTCTCCACCACAGCCCAGTTCTGATGAGGAAGACATGGAGAGGCAGAGCCCCCCATTGGAGGTATCAGATGGGGAGACTGATGGTGTGGACCCTGGGCCTGGAATTATGCATGGAGAAACAG GAACTACACACTTTTACCAATGCTCCACTGCCTTTCACCCTGACTCTCACACAGGCAGCAAGAAAAAGATCCGTCTGTATCAGTTCCTTCTGGACCTGCTTCGCAGTGGAGACATGAAGGACAGCATCTGGTGGGTGGACAAGGAAAAAGGAACTTTCCAGTTCTCCTCCAAGCACAAAGAAGCACTGGCACATCGCTGGGGCATCCAGAAAGGCAACCGCAAGAAAATGACCTACCAGAAGATGGCCCGGGCCTTGAGAAACTATGGCAAGACAGGGGAGGTCAAGAAAGTCAAGAAGAAGCTGACCTACCAGTTTAGTGGAGAGGTGATGGGAAGGGGGGTCTCTGATAGGAAGCCTTATCCTCACTGA